AAATTTCTCTTCAGGAGGAAGCCTTGATCACAGatattacatttatatgcataattTCCTTCATGTTCTCTCTTGTGCCGATTAAGCAATGCAACACAGATGAAGGCCCTGTCACATCTATCACACTTATAGGGTCTCTCTCCTGTGTGTCGTCTCATGTGAAACTTCTTATTCTGCTTATGAGCAAATCTCTTGTTACAGATATTGCACTGAAATGGTTTAACACCAGTATGAACCTTCATATGTGTTTTAAGACCGCTTCTCTGACTGAAGCTCtgtccacattcacacacaaaaaggtTCCCACTAGCCTGGTTTGCAGGTGACGTGCCAGTGCCCATGCTAGCTGCTGGTGGTGCACTTCCTATGGGTACTTCAGGGTATTTGGGCTGGGTCAGTCTCAAACTACTTTCCATAAACTGAGCCTCAGAACCACTTGCCACAGGAACATTTacagacgaaggaaagaaagttGCAGAATCAACCGCCACTGAGTGTACCTCATGTTTCACAGGTATTTCGCAAACAGTCTGAACCCCTGGCAGCGTCTCTGAGCTCACTTGTGTGATGAGGTGTAGTGGCCGGCCATGATGATCTTGGATGGTTATTTCCCTATGGCCTTGAGGGTCTATGAAACCATGGTCGCTCTCAGCATCTGGTTCCCTGGCATCACCTGCTATCTGACGGGTGATCACGTTTatcacacacatgtttgtattcATGATGTTTTTCCTAGTCTTAGTGTCAGCTTCACAATGATCTGACAGTCCAGCAGCGAGTCTAGGGGTCTAGAATCCATTCCCACTGAAGAAACCCTGTAAATGAAGAACGGTTTCAGAACACGAGAATGTACTCAAATTCCTTTCTGAGGTTAAGATTAAGTATAGGCAAGAACTTTTGTGGGGAAACTTCATACTTAGCAAGGACACGATTATAAGACCAGTTAAATAGTTTCCTATCTCATATtctaaaaagaatgaataaaaagagagagagagagagagacagagagagaggaaaaaaacatctACATAGGCATAGCACTGCAACATGTTCATAAATCCTAGTTGGAAGCCTAATAAAATGTACACACAAAAGAGCTTATCAGACCTACGTAAAAAAACAAGCCACAAATTCTAAATAAAATCAAGATTAATGAGAGATATTATACTGTTCCTACTGTGTTTCttttattacaaagaaaaaataagaatcacACCACAATGCCCTTAAGCCTGCCTCTATATCTGTGCTTATTATCATAcctatcattattaaagttactatcaaaagaggaatatataagaataaaaaatttacacaaaaaatgtaatctttactatcattactatcatcatcatcatcatcatcatcatcatcatcatcatcatcatcatcattatcatcatcattattagtaacatgATCACTATCAataatactgttattaccattatcatcattatcaatatcattatcattatcactatcatgagactttatcaatatctatcattattagctattatcaccaccaatatcataatcattatcatcttaattatcattatatcttactAATGCCTgtcaaaaaaaagatacacaaaacATAACATACTTGCAGAATTTTTAGGCTTACGAAGACTGCTGTAAGAGTGAGTTTTACCTCTCAGGGATATCATGCGAACTGCTTCACcaaaaatccccctttttctgGAATCCTGAACAAGAACTGCATGGTGGTTcatatatttccttcttccttattttttttaaagtcttCCATCAGGCGAGTTTCAGACCctgttctgaaaaaaaaaaaaaaaaaaaaaaaaaaaaaaaaaaaaaacaccagaaaagTGTACATgagcatttgtattttttttttctatatttctttttttttgtattcatcaatgtctgtacattgtgtgtgtgtgtgtgtgtgtgtgtgtgtgtgtgtgtgtgtgtgtgtgtgtgtgtgtgtgtgtgtgtgtgtgtgtgtgtgtgtgtgtgtgtgtgtgtgtgtgtgtgtgtgttttcattttaaCATGTTTATTTTCATACACAATACAAAACCAATGACTACATGAAAATTCTTTATTCATCCATTACAATATAGTCATAACTGGTAGGAAAATTCTGAAAATTTTGGTTAAAAATTTACCTAGTGTTTATTGAGTTAACTTGTACTTTTCTAAGACAGCTTAATTTCAAAAATGGATTCTCAGAACTGCCTCTTCAAAATTCCTAATTAATCAATTTTCAAATTGACACGGCATGATATAGAGTTAGGTATGTATCTAATTTTTGCTTTCTTTAGAATAACCCTTTTTCCTCTTAAAAACCAAAGAGCAATTATTTATAACTCAAACAAGTAACTCTGCAATAACCCAGTTTCATTAATCTAGCAAAGGAATCATAATTCATGGATAATTCTCAGATTACAACCACCTCAAAGATTGCAATCACCCATCACAATTTCCAAAAATGCCACTTTTTTTATTCTGTAAGACAGTGTTCTTACTGATTTTGTTTTGCTATAATGTACATTTTAAAGGTATGTTGGTGCTTGCCGCTACAGTTCCTCTTAACACCACTAAATATTTAGCTTATGCTGCGTTCAGAAGTCCTCGTCTTGCTCATCCAGACAAGTTGGACAAGACATTTTGACTGTTCAGAACCACTACTTTCTCGTCCTGTACAAGCTATTCATcctgtccgtctctccctcctgcgAAGCTGggtgagcaggacgagatgacgtcacaatagcttttgtatgtaaacactgacAGTTGTAGGCAACCATATGATATTAATAGGTGATTTATTgccctttattgatgttatcaaaggatacTCTAGTGTCTGTCAGTTGTAGGacagttaaatatgcatcaaaggagttataaaatctatacaacatataaaataaatacaccgTTATGTTATATGAGTGAATATTTTCATTCGAGCTGGTTGCACTCTAGCCAGCGAGGGTCTTGAGAGGTTCCGAACGGGGCCTCGTTAACCTGCTGGTCCTATAACAGGTGATCTgtacgagaaaaggagaaattccGAACACAGCATCACTACTTCTACAACCATACTTCAACCAACACATCAAAACACGACATTCACAATTCCAACAACCTCCCTCTGGTTAAATAACACCCTTAACGACATATATCCAACAAAACGGCACTAAACACTCAAGTTCTCAATCAATACGTGGATAACAAACAGCgagaagggacgaaagaaaaaTAGTTAAAACATATACCacaagacgacgacgatgacattTCCAAAACAACtttctatgtttgtttacatttggaaTCAGCTGTCGTAGGATGGGAAAAATTATCGTACGTCGGAGTatttcgataataataataataataatgataataataataataatgataatgataataataatgataatgataataataatgataataataataataataataataataataatagtaataataataataacaataataataataataataataataataataataataataataataataataataataataataataataataataataataacaacaataataataatgataataataataataataacaataataataataataacaataatgataataataataataataataataataataataataataataataataataataataataataataataataataataatgataataataataatgataataatgataatgataatattgataataataatgatgatgatactaataataatgatagtaataataataatgataataataataataataataataataataataataataattataataataataatagtgatgataatattgataatgataataacaacaataataataataataacaataatgataataataataatgataacaataataataataataatgataataataataataatgataataataataataatgataataataataatgacaatgataataataataataataataataataataataataataataataataataataataataataataataataataataataataataataacaataataataataataataataatgatgatgacgatgatgatgatgaagataaggacaacaccaataacaacagtaataataataataataataataataataataataataataatgataataataataataataataataataataataataataataataataattattattattattattattattattattattattattattattattattattaatatgataataatagtaataataataataacaataataataatatcaataatcataataataatgattgacgttataataaatataacaacaacaacaatgataacaataatgatcaaaatgataaggatagtaatattgataaagatgataatgatgatgatgatgataaaaatgctaataataataatgataatgataattataataatgataataaaaaatattggcaatagtgatggtggtgataatgatgataataacaatagaagtaataataataacagcgattacAAACACCAGAAtgtcaatgatactaataatcaaaataatagtagtaatagtaagaatgatactaacattgagagtaataataatgaaaaaaaaatatataataatgaaaacgatagtgtttataacagtagtaatgatgatgataataatgatgataataactatgaaaataataataataacaatagtaataataataatgataataaaaatgaagatgtggatggtgatgataatgatgataataggaatgataaaaataataataataataacaatgacaatgacaatgaagtgatgaaaaaaataataatgatgatagtagtaatgataataacaatgataatgattataataataataataataataataataataataataataataatgataataataataataataataataataataataataataataataataataataataataataataataatgattaataataaatgacaataaccatgatgaaaatatcaataataactataataatgataacagtaatgctgaCAATGGTAACAaagccaataataacaataatactgttgatggtaataataacaataataacaatgatacttatgataataacagtaatatgggtaataacaataacatcgataatagtaacgataacataaaaattaataacaatcagTACTAACAagaaatgacaaagatgataataataatgacaacatggATAGTgcttaagatgatgatgatgatgataagaataatgacaatagtgaggataaaataaatgatattatcaataataataattatcataatgataataatatcaatgataatagaaatgataatgataaaaataacaacaacaataatactaataatgataatgataatgataattacaacagtaataataatgataataatgataatgataataataatgataatgataataataataataataataataataataataataataataataataataataataataataataataataataataataataatagtaataataataatgataatagtaataataataataacaataatgataataataataataatgataataataataataataataataataataataataataataataataataataataataataataataataatgataataataataataataatgataataataataataataatgataataataataacaatgatagtgataataacgaaaaaaataatgatgatgataataataataataataataacaacaacaatgataataataataacaacaacaataataataataataataataataataataataatgataataataataataataataataataataataataataataataacaataatgataatgataataataataaaaacaatgatgatgataagaatgaaaatgataatgaaaataatgaaaactataataaaagttattataatagtaatgattattataacaataatgatagaatgattccaaaaacaacaacaacgatgatatgaACGAGAACAGGAACCAATATTAATAtttcaataataaggataataataaggataataataataataataatgataataatgataataatgatgataataataataataatgataataataataatgagagtgataatgataataatgataatcatgataataataataataataataataattataataataataataataataataataataatgataataataatgatgatgataataataatgatgatgataataataatgataataatgataatattaataataataatgttaataataatagtaataataataataataataatgatgctaataataattttaaaaaataataacaataatagtgataatttaataacaatgataatgataataataatgataataatgatgatgatgatggtaatgatgataatgataataattataataataacaataataatgatgataggaatagtaatagtctaacaacaataataatgatcaaatattggaaataaaaaaaaacaataatagtagtaatagtaatgataatagtaatgaaaataataataaaaataatgataataatgataatgataataataataattataataatgataatgataataatggtaataataataataatacaactaccAATAGcagtaatggaaataacaacaacagtaataattgtatcagtgataataataatgataatgatgataataatgataatgataatgaagatgatgatgatgataatgttaatgatgtttataattataataagaatgatgaaaattttaatactgataacaacgaatagataatgacagtgatatatcACAGGGACTCAAAAATAAGTATTCCATAGTCCCATATGACAAACAAATTGACAAGTCATTAGGCACCTTTCACGTCATGGGATTGGTAGTAAGTAATTATGTTAATCCTTTTATAATATTGGAgtatatatttcatgtgtttGTCACAATCATAACttggttatatatttgttatcattgatacatatattgttactgacatgtatatatattatctatataagtCAAAATTAAGCGTGGATTTTAAGGGGATTGTGAGAGGCTAGTAAAGCCAAGGTCCTATAAAATTACCTAAGTATATGCTCATACGCTACCGTTTTCTATGATCTCCTTCCCACCCAGTTTACGCctcgtgacgtcataggcctgtacttatacagaccttgaGTAAATTTACTCTAATCGGCATTAATCGAGTATATCATAAAGTCAAGCGAGAAGCCAGTTGCTCTCTCGCGCAATCAGTTATAGCGGGTCTGTGTCAATACAGAACTATAGCATTAAAGAGGTGGTGAATAAGTGTGTTTCGTCATCTATTCTACCACGTGTGATTGTTCCAGGTGTATTTGATATAGTCTAGAAATAGAACgaagtctattattattattattatatatatatatatatatatatatatatatatatatatgtatatatatatatatatgtgtgtgtgtgtgtgtgtgtgtgtgtgtgtgtgtgtgtgtgtgtgtgtgtgtgtgtgtatgtatgtgtgtgtgtgtgtatgtgtgtgtccgtgtgcgtatttatatatatacatgcatatacatatacgtatatatgtatatatgtatatatgtatatgaatatgtatatatacatatgtataaatatacatatatatatatatatgtatatatatatatatatatatatatatatatatacacatacatatgaatgtatgtaagtatatctatgtgtatatatgcatggatacatacatacatacatatatatatatatatatatatatatatatatatatatatatatattatatattaatatgtacatgtatactcaaatatatatgtatatacagtatatatatatatatatatatatatatatatatatatatatatatatatatatatatatacatatatatatgtatatacagtatatatatatatatatatatatatatatatatatatatatgaatataaatatatatatatatatatatatatatatatatatatatatatatatatatatatactgtatatacatatatatttgagtatatatgtacatattaatatataatatatatatatatatatatatatatatatatatatatatatatatatatatgtatgtatgtatgtatccatgcatatatacacatagatatacttacatacattcatatgtatgtgtatatatatatatatatatatatatatatatatatatatatatatatatatatatatgtataaatatgaatatatatatatatatatatatatatatatatatatatatatatatatatgcatgactatatatatacattatctatctatctatctatctatctatctatctatctatctctctctctatctatatatctatatatatatatatgtgtgtgtgtgtgtgtgtgtgtgtgtgtgtgtgtgtgtgtgtgtgtgtgtgtgtgtgtgtgtataagtatatatatatatatatatatatatatatatatatatatatatatatatatatatgcatgcatatatacatacatatatgt
This genomic stretch from Penaeus vannamei isolate JL-2024 chromosome 28, ASM4276789v1, whole genome shotgun sequence harbors:
- the LOC113800922 gene encoding zinc finger protein 883, with amino-acid sequence MNTNMCVINVITRQIAGDAREPDAESDHGFIDPQGHREITIQDHHGRPLHLITQVSSETLPGVQTVCEIPVKHEVHSVAVDSATFFPSSVNVPVASGSEAQFMESSLRLTQPKYPEVPIGSAPPAASMGTGTSPANQASGNLFVCECGQSFSQRSGLKTHMKVHTGVKPFQCNICNKRFAHKQNKKFHMRRHTGERPYKCDRCDRAFICVALLNRHKREHEGNYAYKCNICDQGFLLKRNFVEHMNAHTNTRPFQCNTCNKSFSRREALRVHKKMHTGETPYVCKECGKAFPLRTRLEIHMRRHTGETPYMCLDCGKAFYTSPQLNDHQRRYQGTCQDLDYKCQECGLSFKKQCGLSAHMRIHQDDVKKNLPSCDQRKQEISSQRHRCRPSLESSKGESAVKSSEIPGQKNMSNNPRVQQKYMCDSCNKAYTSLHSLKRHFKTHSHNKEMQKIKTTGTGAENNGGKS